TCCTGCAGCGGGTGGGTCGCCggcaggaggaggcagccaGACGCCCCTTGCAGACGCCACCACTCGCCCAGTCACGCTCAAGTTCAAGGCTGAGTTTGCCTATCCCTCGCCCTacccctccctgccccgcccctgCCTCGCCCCTACCCCATCTCTGCCCCCATCTCTGCACAGTCAGTCCCGCACCATCTCTTGTCCCTGTCTCAGTTCTTGCCTACTCCCAGACACCAGTTTgatattcctctcttcttcttcttcttctttctctttctcctccttctcttgccctATTTCGCTGCTGTCCCTTCACCTCCGCCCACGTACGAACTGGGTGGtggggcgtctctctctctctctctctctctctctctctctctctctctctctctctctctctctctctctctctctctctctctctcctctctctctctctctctctcttctgtgtgtgtgtgtgtgtgtgtgtgtgtgtagtattgtTTTAGTGTTCAATGTTGATGTGTGTGTCCCTTTCTGCTTTTTTATCCTCCCCcacactctcctttcctcctttcctctcctttatacGCTCCCTCTTCTCCCGGCCACaacctttgctgctgctgttgctgctgttactcttTTCCTTGACAAAGACACGTTGAACTATTGTCttcttgaaatctctctctctctcatctctctctctctctctctctctctctctctctctctctctctctctctctctctctctctctctctctctctcaatccgaGATGCTGCGTAATGGAGTTCTGCAAAGGAGAGACGTGCCCGGGCCTCACAGCCTCCCAGGACTCCCCCACACCCTGGCAGGGAAGGGGGCACGCCAAACAGACTCACGTAAGGAAAACAGGGGTAACTAGACGGCCAGGCAAGGAGGGGCGAGGCAGGGGGGCTGAGGGGGCAGCCAATACCAGTAGCCGCGCTAAGCGACTCCACACTGGTCAGCAGTTCCCAGGCAGCCACGGGTAGCGAGTCAATGTTTGAAGCAAATAATATTCCCGTCGCGGGTTTTGTGCGGGCCGCCCCTCTGTGTACCCGGTGAGTTGCACGTTTGGCCGCCATTGTCCCCGTCCCGTCTTGGCGGAATGGACACACTGGCCGGAGTGGGGCGGCTATTCACCGCCTGTTTATTCCCAAAACCAGACAACTTGGCCGCGGCACATCTCAGTCCCTTCAGGCGTCGCCTCACACAGGCTTCTGCAGGGCGGCTCACAGCTTCCGGGGCAACGCTCACGCCCACGCCGGGACAACGCCGAGCAGGAGACCTCGTCCGGGACTTGCAGGCACGGCAGGGTGGGTTCCCTGCTTGTGTTGATCCCTCTATCGGCCACAGAGCGCGGGCGTTACTCACAGTGGGAGTCTGTATCTCCACAGCAGCAGGAGTGCAGCTTGCCAAGGAAAAGACATATAAAAGAACATTTTGGACACCATTTAGGGACCAAGAAAGGCGGTGAGTAAAAAGCGAGACTGGTGGCTGCGGGGAGCCGCCTAACGGTCACGCTCAGCTGGGTTTTCACAGATCTGTTTTCGCTGTCAGTCTTTATTGTTGTGACAGATGGCGGTGCCCGATCGATCTGTGGTGCGGGCAGGGGTTTGCCAGGCCCCGGGGAGGCGCCCCGCCATAGCCGCCGCTAACTAACCCTATCACAATTGTTTCCACAACTCCCGCTCAGAGCCAGTCGTTGCCGCCGCCTTGTAATCACGCCGACACGTGATGGCTCACTCACCGCCTGCGTGTGATACTGGCTGCTTGAGCCCCGCGCCTCCCCCAGCCGGCGGGGCGTCGCGCCCCAAACATGGCGTTATCTGGCGGGTCTCATCATTCGGGGGCGGGACGCGCCGCCTCATTAAGGATATGGTGTGCTTAAGGGAACGTCCGCGGCCTTTGATGGAAGGCGGCAATTAGCACACTCCCAAAATGGGCGTGGCGGCGGGCAGTTAATCTCGCCGCCGCCTGCCGCTCCCTCGCCGCCGCCAGGTACGAGGCGCCGTGCACGCCATACGACGCCCCGGCACCACCACACCTCTGCCACACACAGGTAACACCTCTCCGCCATATATGATGGCcacacacctcatctctcctcccctcctccgacACACAGGCCGATGAGGTCGACTCACTTCGCCATGGTCTTCACATAAACAACTTGGTTTGGATACGTGTGAAGACGCACCGAGGGGCGTCAGGCAAGGGCGCCCTTTGGTACGCCTCGCCCGGCTGAGaggcagaagagagagggatgggaaaggaaggtagAGAGGATGCAAAAAGAGACTTAGGGCAAAGGCTCCGCGGAGGAGGCGCTTCCCTGAGCCTTATTCCCTATGCATAGGCGTGTCGTGTCAGACGGAGGCCCCGAGACACGCGACGGCCGTCACCTCTCCCCCCCAGGCCACCATGCAGCATCGCTGCCATCCTGCTCGCCCCTCAGCTCACCACTGCCGGCGCCTCAACACCTTGCTCGCGGCACAACAAGAACCAAGGcatattttttcatccttcctgaCGCCTCCTGTTAACAACGCTCTCTAATTAAACCAAACAAGAACCAGCAGCGCCTCCCTCCACGCAGTCAGAAGGTCTTTGGTGGAGTCaggagaatagagaagaaaagaacacatgTACTGGTTTTTGGAactaatttcacacacacacacacacacacacacacacacacacacacacacacagaggcaagcCTCCCCATTCATGACAGGCTGGACGATTCTCATTGCGTTCTGCTGCTCTGTCACCAGCTTCAAGGTTCTCACGAGTCTGGTCTCCTTGCAGCAAAAGCACGAATGGAGACAGTAAACACAACACATCTGCATGTCAATGCTCCAAGGGAAATAACAGCCATCTGTCAACGAAATCAGTgtttattaatgaaaaataaatatattcaaAGTTTTAATAAGAGAAATCCATAACAGAAGTATAATATTCAGCACCCTTCATTCCTCACTACTTAGAGACATGTAAATATCCTCAAGCAACACACTGGTCTACAGAGCAAAATTGCCGCCCACCAGCGCCCCTGATTCCCTCCCGGTGCCCTCATCACTCGTCAGTCCAGCGCGGGGATCGGCACTCACTTCCCCTGGCCTGCCCCGGGCTCTGCTCCGTGAGTTGTGCCTCGTCCAGATCCAGATGTCGTCGTCGCCTTCAGTCACTCACGGCCTCGAGAGGGGAACTGAATTCATATGAGGGTTCGTCGTCTTGGTGTGTCCGTGGGCGTGGCGGCGGGTGTCGCGGTGGCGTGGTCGGGCACACGTCTCTCAGCAGGTCCACCCACACCATGGCGCTGCAGGCGTGGGGTCCCACGGTCACCGCCTTATCGAATATGAGATTCTCACTGACGCCACGGAGGTCGTCGCTGCGCGCTCGCACGCCAGCACGCTGCAGGAGACTGAGAGGCTGCTCGAAGGCCGCGGCCTTGAGGAAGCTGACCTGCGGGGAGATGTGGTGGCGGGTGAAGCCGCTCAGCACGCCTTCCTTCAGCATGTAATCTACCACTAGACGCACGTGACGGGCGTCCACACTCTCTCCGGAGAGGGAGTACACCTGGCTGATCTCCTGCACCAGGTACTGCCGGGCGTGCAGTAGCCCACCCTGCTGGATCTCCAGCAGCGTATCCTCTGCATGGCCATTGAGGAGTTCGGTGAGGCGCGGGATGGCGTCCCCGTCTGAGGCCACGGCGGCGCGGTGACAAGCATTCAGTGTCATCTGCATGAGGGGTTCGGCCAGGGCCTGGGCGGCCAGGGCCCCCACGCACTCCCCAGCAGCTGGCCGGCTCTCCTGGTACATCTCTGTCATGGTCTCCAGCAGGGCACAGAATTGCTGCTTGCTGAAGGTTGCTTTGCGGATGATGAATGTATTCACGTGCTGCCTCACGTACCGCTTCAGCAGGTCCAGTGGGTCCCTCACCAGCCGCTGCTCCGAGCTCCGCGCAGCCCTCTCCAGCTCGCGGCTCACGTCCACATCGGGTAATATGTCGCCATTGACGCAGGGGAACGGCGGACCTGGCAACTCATCCCTCAGTACTTTCTCGATTGAATCTTCCACCAAAGCGAAAAACTTGCTGCGGCCTTTCACAACGTCGATGATGGAGGGCGGCGGGCCAGAGGCGGGGACAGTGGCCAGCACGTGAGCCATCAGATGCGGCAGGCTGAAGGGCACAGAAATTTCGACGTGGTTgtcctttgtctcctttctcaGGCACTGCTGGTCAGCCAACAGGGACTGCAACTCCTCCTTCAGCAGCAACTGTTCTAGAGCTGTCAGGCTTTGGTCGCCGATGAGCCCTTGGTAAAAGTCAGCCACGTGGTTAGGTAGGGGTTCTGTTTGCAGCATAACAGCGACACAGCATTCTGGCAGCAGGCCATCATCGCCGTACAACAGCTGCACAATTTCGTCGTTGGCGTCTCTCACCGTGCCGTCGTGACGCACCGTCAGGTCTTCCATCATCTTGCCCAGCTTTCGCTGCAGGTAGCCGCTCTCCCCCGTGGCGCAATGCTTCTTGTACGAGGAGCTACGCGCCACCATGCCACTGAGCGCGTCAGCCGTGATGGAGCCCACACCAAACAACGGCTGGTCTACGAAGCCCTCCGCCTGCGGCCGAGTGTCGTCCCTGCTGAAGAAAGGCAACACGCGGCGGCCGTCCAGGTGTCTGGCTGGGAGCTGATCGTTTTCATTGTGTTGGCCCACCGCCAGGCACACCTGCGCCAGCTTCTGGGGCCTCTTCTTGGAGCCCGCCTTGAGCATGGCCGCCGCGCTGCTGTCTTTCGTCAGCTGCGGCACAAGCCTATTCGCTTGGTTCGCCAGCAGCTGGCGCAGCTTGGCGTTCCGCCTCCGGGGACACGTGATGTTCTGGGCGCGGCTCAGGACGTCCTGAAGCTCCTGCCGCATCGCGTCAAGCGTGTCGGCGGGACAGGACCAGTCCtcgggcaggaaggaaaacccAGTGCCTCCCACCTCGTCCACAAACCTCTCGGCGATGCCCTGCAGGTCCTTCACGGTGGCCAAGATGACATCGTGGCTGAGGAACATCTTGCAACATTCAAGAATCTTGTCTTGACCGCCTTTATCAAACACTCCAGAGAGCATGTGACCATGACGCACCACCAGGGTGTCCAGCTGCATGCCCACACCCACCTGGTCCACGGTGAGGCTCACCGGCAAGGCGAGGGACAACAGCTGTAACCCTGTCCACAGGCGATGTGGCTTGAGCAGCGCAGGAGGCGGCAAGTGGCTGCTGCTGGGCGCCAGGGCCCTGAATTCCTCCAGAGTGAAGAAGGTGTCCCGCAGACTGGCCGTGTACGCGCCGCGTAAGGCGTCTTGCTTGATCTTCAGCGACACCTTCCCATTCTTAAAGAAGATTACGTTGTGGCTCACATCCAGCATGCGACTCGAGTGGCTCTTCACGCCCGGCACGAACAGGTTCATCTCGTCACCGTCACAGTCTGCAGCATAGTTGTCCGTGATGGATATGTTGAGACTGATGGTGCGAGAGTCCGTGACGCGCACCGCGTGGGTCTGCATGTTGGTCTTGGCAAGGGTCGGCTGCCGGTTCACCACCACCTGGTCACCGTCCATCAGGTGGCGCTGCACCACGTCCCCCGTCTGCAGGCGAAAAGAACACCAGCCGAGGTCGCCAAGCTTGGCCATCTTGTCCCTGAGCGTGTTTACGTCGTAGCGGCGCTCCCCGCGGATCACGGACACCACGCAGGGATATTCAGGAAAGCGACGGACCATCTCCTCGCACTCCTTGAGGTTACTCTGGTGCACGTGCACGTACTGAAGCAGCTTGGCGGCGATGGTGCGGGGCACTCCCACCACACCCAGGGGAAGGGAGTTGTCGCCAGTGAACACTGCTCGGGCACACTTGTTGATTCTTTTGCCCAGCAAATGGTGACGTACCACGCCCTGCTTGCCGGAAATCCTTGACATCTGCTCCTGCACGATGGCGGCCACGGCAGCGGTGAGGGCGAGTAGCTGCTTCCTGGCTCGCTGGTGCAGCGTAGAGACCTTCGCCGCCACCTCCTGCACCTGGTGCCTCGTGAGGCGcagtctttcctccctcctcgctcTATCACCatactccattttctctttgcTGTTGTCTTTCTCCTTGCATGTTGTTTTCTGACACATTACTTTCTGCTCTTCGCGCTCTGCTGAGTCAGTTTCATGGTCGTCGTCTGAGGGCAGCAGCCACTCGCAGACTGTCGGTGGGTTCGAAAATGCAACAGCTTTGTTTGTCTTTGAGTCCTCCACACTTCCACCACTATCCAAGCTGTACGGCTCAGAGCTCTTCTTCTTTGCGCCTTCCATCTCGCCTTCAGAGGTGATGGCCATGTCTGTAAGAGCATCACCTGTGAAGTTCACACATTCAGGAAGAGCGTCAAGGATGGACACCTCGTATTTGCACGGACCATTAGAGGTAGAATTTGCCTTTTCACAAGCAACGTTTCCCTCCTTGATGTATTCCTCGCCCGCGCCGGCTGCTCCTCGTTCTTTATCTAGAATAGCTGCAGGGGCATCGGGGTGCTGTCCGGGGGAGATGAGAGCGTCTATTAGATTGCTGAGCAACATGTGCACACCACTCCTCACCACTTCATCCTGGCCCGCCATAACCTTCTTGATCTGCTGGGCGGTGACGTCCAGCTGGTTCCTGAGCGTGACCACGTTGTTGTAGAGGACGGTGAGACGGCTGGGGGCCAGGCGATCCTCCACCATGGTGCCTGTCCTGAACGAGGCGGGACACACGCGTAGGTACCTGATGAATACTTCATCAGAGGGGTCTCTCATTCCCAGGAACTGCCACGTTTGTTTGGACACTTCTGCGAAGATCGCCCTGATGGTTGAAGCCGACAGCTCCACCGCTCTCTGCTCCTTCCCGACCAACACCACCTCCACTGTCTTCACGCCCTCTCGCACCACCACGCGGTACTTGGGTTGCTTCTTGGTACACAAATGCGGGTTGAACTTCTGCACTGGTTCAGAGGCGCGGCCATGCAGCTGCTGCCACATCTTGGTGAGCCTAGACTGCCGTCGCTGTGCCGCCAAGGCCTTCCGCATTCTGTTGAAATTCCGCTGACAAAGCACGGCGGGGCCCAGGCAGTGGTAGCACAGCCTGCGCAGCGTTTGAACGCAGCGCGTCATGAAGGCTGGTTGAAAGACATATTCCCGAAGGTCAATGTAGCCGCTGTGGCCCAGACAGTCGGGACTGTCGCAGGTGAAGCACTTGGTGGCTGAGTCCACCTGCATGTGCCCGAGGCGCGGGTCCGTGACAGAGCCGTACTCGCCACGCAAGCCAGCTACTGTGACCTCCATCAAGCTGCTGCTCACAATATCCTGTGGCTTGACGGCAGTGAGCTTCACGGAGCTCGGCTCCTCTACAGGCAGTGCCCAGATGGATACTGTGGTCGGGATGCGGCGGCGAGGGTGACTGGTGGCAGGACCCGAGTGATCTTCAGGGCTGCCAGTACAGACACCTTCGCCATCAC
The Scylla paramamosain isolate STU-SP2022 chromosome 3, ASM3559412v1, whole genome shotgun sequence genome window above contains:
- the LOC135095479 gene encoding DNA-directed RNA polymerase II subunit rpb1-like — encoded protein: MEVDSWQEQQVEEQGGRQDTGKAREGNVMDGRERIYKRTQQKQMEGARLRRKHRAIAAKNQEEIMTKKNGNQEEGRREMDLCSTSEGDAAEGSQNNMSHEGGEEQQGDTGKIKKSRGKKKPRPPPSETNMGRKLGQNNERCKKKKKHSKRPRLEEDAEGDFEEFSRRERLESKKEGMEKKSQEEMQDVEKQFEMCPESRYKCILDPKEPWPRCSSAEVSPAIGKQVPTVTGTPSDMTNQLDAKLPRKVSDDEVGSASKCDSETGEEKLIDSSQTCSDGEGVCTGSPEDHSGPATSHPRRRIPTTVSIWALPVEEPSSVKLTAVKPQDIVSSSLMEVTVAGLRGEYGSVTDPRLGHMQVDSATKCFTCDSPDCLGHSGYIDLREYVFQPAFMTRCVQTLRRLCYHCLGPAVLCQRNFNRMRKALAAQRRQSRLTKMWQQLHGRASEPVQKFNPHLCTKKQPKYRVVVREGVKTVEVVLVGKEQRAVELSASTIRAIFAEVSKQTWQFLGMRDPSDEVFIRYLRVCPASFRTGTMVEDRLAPSRLTVLYNNVVTLRNQLDVTAQQIKKVMAGQDEVVRSGVHMLLSNLIDALISPGQHPDAPAAILDKERGAAGAGEEYIKEGNVACEKANSTSNGPCKYEVSILDALPECVNFTGDALTDMAITSEGEMEGAKKKSSEPYSLDSGGSVEDSKTNKAVAFSNPPTVCEWLLPSDDDHETDSAEREEQKVMCQKTTCKEKDNSKEKMEYGDRARREERLRLTRHQVQEVAAKVSTLHQRARKQLLALTAAVAAIVQEQMSRISGKQGVVRHHLLGKRINKCARAVFTGDNSLPLGVVGVPRTIAAKLLQYVHVHQSNLKECEEMVRRFPEYPCVVSVIRGERRYDVNTLRDKMAKLGDLGWCSFRLQTGDVVQRHLMDGDQVVVNRQPTLAKTNMQTHAVRVTDSRTISLNISITDNYAADCDGDEMNLFVPGVKSHSSRMLDVSHNVIFFKNGKVSLKIKQDALRGAYTASLRDTFFTLEEFRALAPSSSHLPPPALLKPHRLWTGLQLLSLALPVSLTVDQVGVGMQLDTLVVRHGHMLSGVFDKGGQDKILECCKMFLSHDVILATVKDLQGIAERFVDEVGGTGFSFLPEDWSCPADTLDAMRQELQDVLSRAQNITCPRRRNAKLRQLLANQANRLVPQLTKDSSAAAMLKAGSKKRPQKLAQVCLAVGQHNENDQLPARHLDGRRVLPFFSRDDTRPQAEGFVDQPLFGVGSITADALSGMVARSSSYKKHCATGESGYLQRKLGKMMEDLTVRHDGTVRDANDEIVQLLYGDDGLLPECCVAVMLQTEPLPNHVADFYQGLIGDQSLTALEQLLLKEELQSLLADQQCLRKETKDNHVEISVPFSLPHLMAHVLATVPASGPPPSIIDVVKGRSKFFALVEDSIEKVLRDELPGPPFPCVNGDILPDVDVSRELERAARSSEQRLVRDPLDLLKRYVRQHVNTFIIRKATFSKQQFCALLETMTEMYQESRPAAGECVGALAAQALAEPLMQMTLNACHRAAVASDGDAIPRLTELLNGHAEDTLLEIQQGGLLHARQYLVQEISQVYSLSGESVDARHVRLVVDYMLKEGVLSGFTRHHISPQVSFLKAAAFEQPLSLLQRAGVRARSDDLRGVSENLIFDKAVTVGPHACSAMVWVDLLRDVCPTTPPRHPPPRPRTHQDDEPSYEFSSPLEAVSD